CAAAAAAGGAAAAAGGGGCCGTTTTTTGAGCGTATTTAACATAAATATAATTACATAGCTTGGCCAGACCCGGATTGGATTGAAGGGAGAACCAGTTTCGCTATGGAAAAGACATTGATAATGAAATCATCTTATCCTGACATCTCTGGCATCCTTTCCGCAAAAGCGCAGCGCAGGCAGACCCTTGCGGCATTGTCGTGGGAAGAGAAAGTTGCCATTGTTGAGCAGCTGCAGCAATTACTGCCCAGGGGAATGTGGAAAGACAGGGCCGCAGACAAAAGAAACGATAGATCCAGAGCAAGACGCCCAACGGCGTGAAGGCGGACAGGCTATATAAAAACAAAAAGCTTATTCACAATCAGACTGAGAGAAACTTATAAACTGATGTACGTCCCGGAAGTTATTTGGGACTAGGCGCCGATAAGACTGAATCGTTTATTATCTTTTAAGGATTTATCGAATGTCAACGTAACATTCGCTCCGAACTTCTCATTTGAACGGCCAATATAGTAATCCGAAAAATCGCCTTTTTCTTTTTGATAATCATTCAACGCCTGCCATACCGTGCCCTTGTCTACAATCTCAAACTGGGCCGTTCGCATGATGCTGTCAAATACCGTAACAATCTGAGGCTTGGTAAAATCGTATGCGCTTTCAAGAACCCAAACCAGTTCACATAACACCAGTGGCTGTATTACCAGTTTTTCACCTTTTGCTACGGCCCCTTCGATTTCTTTTGCAGCCAATTGGGCCTGTTTCTGATGGTCCTGCGTCAGATATCGAACCAGAACATTGGTATCCAAACCCTTCATCAGATCTTCCCTTTGCGCTGTTTGACGGCAAGGTTCATCGCTTCTATTGTCACCGGCTTTCTTCCGGGACGGTGTAACATTCCTTTCAAGCGCTGAACATCATGTACCGCAGGTCGAATCAAAACATCCCCGTTGTCTTGAACGACAAAGTCAAGTATATCGCCAGGTTGAAGTCCCAAATGATCCCTGACGGCCTTGGGAATGACGGTCTGGCCTTTACTGGTAAGTGTGGCAGTCGGCATTAATTTCCCCTTTCAATAATTTCTTGCCAAAATAAAATATTCTTACTTTATGGTAAGCAAAAGTTAAACCCGAGTCAAGATTTTCCTTTTTAAAAACCTGAATTTTGCACGAGTCGGAAACTTTCATCTGCAAGTTGAGCCTAGCGAAATCCCATCGTCATACGATAATTTTGGGGGCATCCTTAGTCCCCCATGCACAAAACCCCCAAGCAGCAGAAAGCATTCAATTTGCTCCAAACGATACGAGTGTAGACAGTAGGTTCACACCAAGTCGAATTTTAACAAAAGGAAAGATTCATCCTTTTGAAAGTCGTGTGGCTCCTGCATAAATCCCGCGGCCGACCCGTTCGATAATGCCTTCCTTAAATGCTTTAAATATCACGTTCCTGATTTTTTTTTCATCAAGACCTGTCTTTTGTTCCAGTATGGCAACATCGACGCCTTTTTTTGATTGCCTGATAATTTTAAGGATTTGCTCGCTGTCTTTAATTCCGGCGGTTTTCTTTCCGGAAGGGGATTTTTTGGCAGACTTTTTTGCGCGCGTTTTGCCTCCATCCGGCCTGGCGCTCTTTTTCAATCCGGATTTTTCTGAAGCCGATCCGGCTGCTTTTTTCTTTGCAAGGGGTTTGATTGCGCGTTTTTCCATATTTTCTTCCAAATCAATGCCGAACATGCCGGAAAGATCGGACTCGGCGATCATCCTGTCACTCGCTTTATTCGCCTTTTTAAGCAGCCTTTCGCTCTGGTCTTTTATCGTCTGCTGAATCAAATCATCCATATTCACTTTGCGAAGCGTGAAAAACAGACCGGGGTCCTCATCCAACCTTGCTCCGATCCCATACAGGGTGGCGGCTACATGTTTGCACATATAGGCCCAATCCGGGCAACTGCAATTAAACTCTATCTCCTGCGGCGAAGGAAACAGGCCCTGGCCCCGGGCCGTAAATATTTCATCCAGGGTTTTGGGAAACTTTCCTGCCAAAAGCTCCGGCAATGAATCCAACTTGTCGGCACAGGCCATTATCATTTTTTGCCAGATATCTTTCGCTATCCCCTTTATCTTGATGATGACCTCATAAGGCTTTGCTCTGGAGCCCTGCACCAGAGATTCAACCAGCCCGGAACTGATTTGAAGGTCCAGCACCGCGCCATGACGAACATAACTTCTGCCCCTGCCGATACGGTTGCTGTAATCCGCATAGCGCTCCAGATTGAGATTCCATGATTTTCCCCACCAGGTTTTCGCGATTGCGCTTCCTTCAATTACGATGGGTTGAATGGCCGGATTCTTCTTTTTGAGTTGTTTCAGCTTTCTGTCTGCTTTGGCTTTTTTTTCCCCGACAGATACATAACGCGGATATCCCCAGTATGACATTGTTCGCCTCTTCATTTTTTATAACGTCAGTTTAAACAGATCCAGCAATTCCTCATTGTTCATTTCGGTGATCCAGGACTCCCCGGCAGCGGAAATTAGATCCTGGGATAAACGGGACTTTTTTTCCAACATCATATCGATTCGCTCTTCAACAGTGCCCTTGGTTAAAAACTTATGGACGACCACATTCTTTTTCTGGCCGATTCGAAATGCCCGGTCTGTCGCCTGATTTTCCACAGCAGGATTCCACCAGCGGTCGAAATGAATGACATGGCTGGCCTCGGTCAGATTCAACCCGACCCCTCCGGCTTTTAAGGACAGCACCATAAAGGGAACGTATGAGGGACTTTGAAATTGCTCAATAATATTTTTTCTCTTGCCAAGCGGGATGCTTCCGTGCAGGACCAGGCCTTTGCGCCTGAAAATGCCTTCTAAAAATTCGGCCAAGATTAGCGTGATCTCCTTAAACTGGGTAAAAACAAGAACTTTCTCTCTTTTTTCATGGATGGTTTCGCAGATTTCACGCAGTCTGGCAAATTTTCCACTCTCTTTTTCATCATATCCCCCGGTTCCCAGATACTGGTCCGGATGATTGCAGAGCTGTTTGAATTTCATCAAGGAAGCCAGAATCATTCCCTTTCGCTGTATTCCATCAGCCTGTGCGATCGTTTCTTTTATTTCATCGGTTAAATTTTTATACAACAGAATTTGTTTGTGGCTCAAAGTCGCATAGGTTTTCATCTCAATCTTGTCCGGCAAATCGGATATCACCGATTTGTCGGTTTTTAAGCGTCTCAAAATGTAAGGCCGGATGAGTTTGCGCAGACGGGCATAACCTGAAGAATCCTGGCTTAAATTTTTTGAAAACTGTTTAAACTCGCTGGCATTGCCCAACAACCCGGGGTTTAAAAAGTCGAATAAAGACCACAGGTCTGAAAGCCGGTTTTCAATGGGGGTTCCGGTCATGATGATCCTGTTGCGGCAGGCGATGGTTTTTACAGCCTGGGACTGTTTGGTTCCCGGGTTTTTTATGGCCTGGGCTTCGTCTAAAATGACATAGTTCCACAAATGGAATTGAAGCCATTCGTATTTTTGCACCATGGCATAGGTTGTGATCACCAGATCAAACGCATCCAATGATTTTCTGTCTCCGGCTTCGTTTTCTGTGACCGAATTGGCTGCCGGATGGGCCA
This genomic interval from Candidatus Desulfatibia profunda contains the following:
- a CDS encoding type II toxin-antitoxin system VapC family toxin — protein: MKGLDTNVLVRYLTQDHQKQAQLAAKEIEGAVAKGEKLVIQPLVLCELVWVLESAYDFTKPQIVTVFDSIMRTAQFEIVDKGTVWQALNDYQKEKGDFSDYYIGRSNEKFGANVTLTFDKSLKDNKRFSLIGA
- a CDS encoding AbrB/MazE/SpoVT family DNA-binding domain-containing protein, translated to MPTATLTSKGQTVIPKAVRDHLGLQPGDILDFVVQDNGDVLIRPAVHDVQRLKGMLHRPGRKPVTIEAMNLAVKQRKGKI
- a CDS encoding DEAD/DEAH box helicase is translated as LADDMGLGKTVQVLAFLNIVKSGFENSTSSRQASLLVIPASLISNWANEIRRFSPDLNYFVAHPAANSVTENEAGDRKSLDAFDLVITTYAMVQKYEWLQFHLWNYVILDEAQAIKNPGTKQSQAVKTIACRNRIIMTGTPIENRLSDLWSLFDFLNPGLLGNASEFKQFSKNLSQDSSGYARLRKLIRPYILRRLKTDKSVISDLPDKIEMKTYATLSHKQILLYKNLTDEIKETIAQADGIQRKGMILASLMKFKQLCNHPDQYLGTGGYDEKESGKFARLREICETIHEKREKVLVFTQFKEITLILAEFLEGIFRRKGLVLHGSIPLGKRKNIIEQFQSPSYVPFMVLSLKAGGVGLNLTEASHVIHFDRWWNPAVENQATDRAFRIGQKKNVVVHKFLTKGTVEERIDMMLEKKSRLSQDLISAAGESWITEMNNEELLDLFKLTL